A single genomic interval of Argopecten irradians isolate NY chromosome 8, Ai_NY, whole genome shotgun sequence harbors:
- the LOC138330257 gene encoding uncharacterized protein: protein MCQIACLYTLNIKLEIKSKRIASVNGTTMHLRPSEIRYTQRTISVRFSKDSEHPNYQIGETLDDLLSGQLNIADIPLIKVFKEDGVWHTHDNRRLWVFKKLEELGECTKVPVQREVAAAKEKRTASNQGLKVTVRGDPGGELWKKKEASIGGKPKLHRGSPKSHNKTKSRRELKCESTEPMYSVDGHTEYSGESESECIADGKRHVIQQEIQQRKKKKL, encoded by the exons ATGTGTCAAATAGCGTGCCTATACACATTAAACATTAAGCTAGAGATCAAGTCCAAACGCATCGCATCAGTCAATGGGACAACTATGCATTTAAGACCAAGTGAAATACGATATACCCAACGCACCATCAGCGTTCGATTTAGCAAAGACTCTGAACATCCGAATTACCAAATCGGCGAAACCTTGGATGATTTATTGAGTGGGCAGCTGAATATCGCCGACATTCCTCTAATCAAAGTTTTCAAGGAAGATGGCGTCTggcacacacatgataacaggAGGTTGTGGGTGTTTAAAAAGCTTGAAGAACTCGGAGAATGTACCAAAGTTCCTGTCCAACGTGAAGTGGCCGCTGCAAAGGAGAAACGTACAGCTTCAAACCAAGGATTGAAAGTGACAGTTAGAGGTGATCCAGGTGGAGAGTTATGGAAGAAAAAAGAAGCTTCCATTGGTGGCAAACCCAAGTTACATCGTGGCTCGCCAAAGTCACACAACAAGACAAAATCACGGAGAGAACTGAAATGTGAAAGTA CGGAACCCATGTACTCCGTTGATGGACATACCGAGTATTCAGGTGAAAGTGAAAGTGAGTGTATCGCTGATGGGAAACGCCATGTTATACAGCAAGAAATACAACAgaggaaaaagaaaaaattgTAG